The Methanoculleus marisnigri JR1 genome window below encodes:
- a CDS encoding putative zinc-binding protein: MTEQNTPRCACESGIEPEGGTKRIIFACAGASKAGQLTNEAAVRLTKEGYGKIACTASLAVSTPSITKKVEAADEVVVIDGCPVGCARQIAEKAGITPDQEIVVTDLGIEKGGGLDLSEEDVETVVSAAWEGKGRTEEEKGRRPSGGCGCGCGGSMDTLVIEWRHIGRDIENTCERCGATGRAVMDVVEQIRPILEEEGIAVRVVETVLENEAITESNSILFNGVALEILIEGMEVTSTPCASCSCITGQDDVECRAVEYNGERYESIPPELIARAALKALGLE; encoded by the coding sequence ATGACGGAACAGAACACACCCCGGTGCGCCTGTGAATCCGGGATAGAGCCGGAAGGCGGAACGAAACGGATCATCTTCGCCTGCGCCGGCGCATCGAAGGCCGGACAGCTCACAAACGAGGCCGCCGTCCGGTTGACGAAGGAAGGATACGGGAAGATCGCCTGCACGGCCTCCCTCGCCGTCTCTACACCCTCGATCACGAAGAAGGTCGAGGCGGCGGACGAGGTGGTCGTCATCGACGGCTGCCCGGTCGGCTGCGCCCGCCAGATCGCTGAGAAGGCAGGCATCACGCCCGACCAGGAGATCGTGGTCACGGACCTCGGGATCGAGAAAGGCGGGGGCCTCGACCTCTCCGAAGAGGACGTCGAGACGGTCGTCTCCGCCGCCTGGGAGGGCAAAGGGAGAACGGAGGAGGAGAAGGGGCGCAGGCCGTCCGGTGGATGCGGCTGTGGTTGCGGGGGCTCGATGGATACTCTCGTCATCGAATGGCGGCATATTGGAAGAGACATCGAGAACACCTGCGAGCGGTGCGGCGCGACCGGGCGGGCGGTGATGGACGTCGTCGAGCAGATCCGCCCCATCCTCGAGGAAGAAGGCATCGCGGTCCGGGTTGTCGAGACGGTTCTCGAGAACGAGGCGATAACGGAGTCGAACAGCATCCTCTTCAACGGCGTGGCGCTCGAGATCCTCATCGAAGGCATGGAGGTTACCAGCACGCCCTGTGCCTCCTGCTCCTGCATCACCGGGCAGGACGACGTCGAGTGTCGTGCGGTCGAGTATAACGGCGAGCGTTACGAGTCGATCCCGCCGGAGCTGATCGCCCGGGCGGCGCTGAAGGCGCTCGGGCTGGAGTGA
- a CDS encoding class I SAM-dependent methyltransferase, which produces MGYVPGRFDRDGAEDMDRIAKTIFAPIYPVIAQQIIERCGISRGRCLDIGSGPGSLGIALAQASALAVTLLDSSPEMIAIAGGNVREAGLSGRVALLSGDVHEIPLPDRSVDLAVSRGSLFFWEDLPRAFSEIHRVLAPGGTAYVGGGFGTAELRDTIAATMERANPDWRSFRDRNLGADNRERVAGILAALGFRHRLVSDDSGFWVVMEKEG; this is translated from the coding sequence ATGGGATACGTACCAGGCAGATTCGACCGCGACGGGGCGGAGGATATGGACCGGATTGCAAAGACGATCTTCGCCCCGATCTATCCGGTGATTGCGCAGCAGATAATCGAGCGGTGCGGGATCTCCCGCGGCAGGTGCCTTGATATCGGCAGCGGCCCCGGCTCGCTCGGGATCGCCCTTGCGCAGGCGAGCGCGTTAGCGGTCACGCTCCTCGACTCCTCCCCGGAGATGATCGCCATTGCAGGAGGGAACGTCCGGGAGGCCGGGCTTTCGGGGCGCGTCGCGCTTCTATCGGGCGACGTCCACGAGATCCCGCTTCCCGATAGGTCCGTCGATCTCGCGGTCAGCCGCGGTTCGCTCTTCTTCTGGGAGGATCTCCCCCGTGCGTTCTCCGAGATCCACCGGGTTCTCGCACCGGGCGGGACGGCCTACGTCGGGGGCGGGTTCGGTACGGCCGAACTCCGGGACACCATCGCAGCCACGATGGAGAGGGCGAACCCGGACTGGAGGAGTTTCCGGGACAGGAACCTCGGCGCGGATAACCGGGAGCGGGTCGCCGGGATCCTCGCGGCCCTCGGGTTCCGTCACCGGCTCGTCAGCGACGACTCGGGGTTCTGGGTTGTGATGGAGAAGGAGGGTTGA
- a CDS encoding DUF2703 domain-containing protein, which yields MKKELVIEWKHAEGNIEKTPEEFEETGMTLAAVLAEIRMLLEMEGVGVRVVETVLPDDAAAESESLLFNGIPVEQLLEGVEVTATACACASCESCGGDAECRTLRYNGEEYEAIPPELIGRAAAKALEME from the coding sequence ATGAAGAAGGAACTCGTCATCGAATGGAAGCACGCTGAAGGGAACATCGAAAAGACCCCTGAGGAGTTCGAGGAGACCGGGATGACGCTTGCGGCGGTCCTCGCGGAGATCCGGATGCTCCTTGAGATGGAGGGGGTCGGCGTCCGGGTGGTCGAGACGGTCCTCCCCGACGATGCCGCCGCAGAGTCGGAGTCCCTCCTCTTCAACGGGATCCCGGTCGAGCAGCTCCTCGAAGGGGTCGAGGTGACCGCGACGGCCTGTGCCTGTGCATCATGTGAATCCTGCGGGGGGGACGCGGAGTGCCGGACGCTCCGCTACAACGGCGAGGAGTACGAGGCGATCCCGCCGGAACTGATCGGGCGGGCCGCCGCAAAAGCGCTCGAGATGGAGTGA
- a CDS encoding ABC transporter permease, whose amino-acid sequence MNPAAYGEQARRAWAIARKDIRVYYLKGPVLIFGIFMPVFLFLAFFLGGRDLPLAFLLSGLVGMTLFFTATAVSPAIFPWEGQARTLERLAACPVTIEAIVLGDMIASVLFGIGVTAVTILLALGLGLPLLHGIVLGIAVLIAACCFSAIGVLLAVPPTNVPSNIMMLSTLLKFPLVFISGIFVPLEQMPAWGLMLAACSPLTYFTDVVRYAFSGAHHFPVVVDIAALTLFALVFTAAAMYLHRRSMPRRI is encoded by the coding sequence GTGAACCCGGCGGCGTACGGCGAGCAGGCGCGGCGGGCTTGGGCGATTGCGAGGAAAGACATCCGCGTCTACTACCTCAAGGGCCCGGTGCTCATCTTCGGGATCTTCATGCCGGTCTTCCTCTTCCTCGCCTTCTTCCTGGGCGGCCGGGACCTCCCGCTCGCGTTCCTCCTCTCCGGGCTCGTGGGGATGACCCTCTTCTTCACCGCGACCGCCGTCTCGCCGGCGATCTTCCCCTGGGAAGGGCAGGCAAGGACGCTCGAACGGCTTGCCGCCTGCCCCGTCACCATCGAGGCGATCGTCCTCGGGGACATGATTGCCTCCGTCCTCTTCGGGATCGGGGTCACGGCGGTCACCATCCTCCTCGCGCTCGGGCTCGGCCTGCCCCTCCTGCACGGCATCGTGCTTGGCATTGCCGTCCTCATCGCTGCATGCTGCTTCTCGGCAATCGGCGTCCTCCTTGCCGTCCCCCCGACGAACGTGCCCTCGAACATCATGATGCTCTCCACCCTCCTGAAGTTCCCGCTCGTCTTCATATCCGGCATCTTCGTCCCCCTGGAACAGATGCCGGCGTGGGGGCTCATGCTTGCGGCCTGCTCGCCGCTCACCTACTTCACGGACGTCGTCCGCTACGCGTTTTCCGGCGCACACCACTTCCCGGTGGTGGTCGATATTGCGGCGCTCACGCTCTTTGCCCTGGTCTTCACCGCCGCCGCGATGTACCTGCACAGGCGGAGCATGCCGCGGAGGATCTGA
- a CDS encoding ABC transporter substrate-binding protein: MVAITRRCHLLLTLLCICGVLLCTSAACTTVRGTDSPAENRTITDMAGRTVAVPSEIESIACTSPPSTMLVYMVAPDRLAGWNFAPEEGYIPERYMALPVVGGWFRKETGNYETFISMHPDIVVEGYTTDGGAAHVTVAERQQKMGSIPVVAVEDTTNATRYSGPIRFMGGLLGEEEQAEAMIAFYEGVLATVTERVASIPDDERVAVYYAEGPKGLMTDPSGSPHAELIDLCGGRNVAECAITPGMGMTEVSMEQVIAWNPDVVLVHDPGFYATVRTDPLWQEIAAVKTDRVYLIPQTAFCWFDRPPGINRIVGIPWTAKVLYPNLFADMDLESLVREYHETFIHVSLSDDRIREILNP; encoded by the coding sequence GTGGTAGCCATTACAAGACGTTGTCATCTTCTGCTCACCCTCCTCTGCATCTGCGGGGTGCTCCTCTGCACCTCCGCCGCCTGCACGACCGTCCGGGGGACGGATTCCCCTGCCGAGAACCGCACGATCACCGATATGGCGGGCCGGACCGTCGCCGTCCCGTCGGAGATCGAGAGCATCGCCTGCACCTCGCCGCCGTCGACGATGCTCGTTTACATGGTCGCGCCCGACCGGCTCGCGGGCTGGAACTTCGCGCCCGAAGAGGGCTACATCCCCGAGCGGTACATGGCACTCCCGGTCGTCGGGGGCTGGTTCAGGAAAGAGACCGGCAACTACGAGACCTTCATCTCGATGCACCCCGACATCGTCGTCGAGGGCTACACCACCGACGGCGGGGCGGCGCACGTCACCGTCGCGGAGCGGCAGCAGAAGATGGGTTCCATCCCGGTCGTCGCCGTCGAGGACACCACCAACGCCACCCGCTACTCGGGTCCCATCAGGTTCATGGGCGGCCTCCTCGGGGAAGAGGAGCAGGCCGAAGCGATGATCGCCTTCTACGAGGGCGTGCTCGCCACGGTGACGGAGCGGGTGGCCTCGATCCCCGACGACGAGCGGGTGGCGGTCTACTATGCCGAGGGGCCGAAAGGGCTCATGACCGACCCCTCGGGTTCGCCCCATGCCGAACTCATCGACCTCTGTGGCGGGAGGAACGTCGCCGAATGCGCGATTACGCCGGGAATGGGGATGACGGAGGTCTCGATGGAGCAGGTCATCGCCTGGAACCCGGACGTCGTTCTGGTCCACGACCCGGGATTCTACGCCACGGTCCGGACCGACCCGCTCTGGCAGGAGATCGCCGCCGTGAAGACCGATCGGGTCTACCTCATCCCGCAGACGGCGTTCTGCTGGTTCGACCGTCCGCCCGGGATCAACCGGATCGTCGGGATCCCCTGGACCGCCAAAGTCCTGTATCCGAACCTCTTCGCAGATATGGATCTCGAATCCCTCGTCCGTGAGTACCACGAGACCTTCATTCACGTATCGCTTTCCGACGACCGGATCCGGGAGATCCTGAACCCCTGA
- a CDS encoding daunorubicin resistance protein DrrA family ABC transporter ATP-binding protein, which translates to MIKENRDDPSAGGPNVIEVENLTKTFGAVTAVDCVSFHVRRGEIFGFLGPNGAGKTTTTRMLTGVVPMDGGSVRIFGHDILKEPVQAKQRFGVVPETSNAYVELTAWQNLMLMGDLYGLDRAHSERRSRELLETLGLYGRRDQKVRGYSKGMKQRLVLAMALLHEPELLFLDEPTSGLDVQSTQMILVLLRELNTDGTTIFLTTHNMEEVNRLCDRIGIIRAGKIVAIDAPERLKTAIDRMHRLEVSFDRPVPADALAGLDGVAEAYRTGDKWRIVTEDPDLVIRSLVAFSGDCSVAILTLNTLAPSLDEVFLRLTGEEQP; encoded by the coding sequence GTGATCAAAGAGAACCGTGACGATCCGTCGGCCGGTGGGCCGAACGTAATCGAGGTCGAGAACCTCACGAAGACCTTCGGCGCCGTCACCGCCGTGGACTGCGTCTCGTTTCACGTTCGGCGGGGCGAGATCTTCGGGTTCCTCGGGCCGAACGGCGCCGGGAAGACCACCACCACGCGGATGCTCACCGGCGTCGTCCCGATGGACGGCGGGAGCGTGAGGATCTTCGGCCACGATATCCTGAAGGAACCGGTCCAGGCGAAACAGCGGTTCGGCGTCGTGCCCGAGACCTCGAACGCCTACGTCGAGCTCACCGCGTGGCAGAACCTCATGCTGATGGGCGACCTCTACGGGCTCGACCGCGCCCACTCGGAGCGGCGCTCACGCGAACTCCTCGAAACCCTCGGTCTCTACGGGAGGAGGGACCAGAAGGTGCGGGGCTACTCGAAGGGGATGAAACAGCGGCTCGTTCTCGCCATGGCGCTCCTCCACGAGCCCGAGCTCCTCTTCCTCGACGAACCGACGAGCGGGCTCGACGTGCAGAGCACGCAGATGATCCTCGTCCTCCTGCGCGAGCTGAACACGGACGGAACCACCATCTTTCTGACCACCCACAACATGGAGGAGGTGAACCGGCTCTGTGACCGCATAGGCATCATCCGGGCCGGAAAGATCGTCGCGATCGATGCTCCCGAGAGGCTGAAGACGGCGATCGACCGCATGCACCGGCTTGAGGTGAGCTTCGACCGGCCGGTGCCCGCCGACGCCCTCGCGGGACTCGACGGCGTGGCCGAAGCGTACCGGACGGGGGATAAGTGGCGGATCGTTACGGAGGATCCGGATCTCGTCATCCGGTCGCTCGTGGCCTTCAGCGGCGATTGCAGTGTGGCGATCCTCACCCTGAATACTCTCGCCCCGTCGCTCGACGAGGTCTTCCTGCGGCTGACCGGGGAGGAGCAACCGTGA